In Candidatus Eisenbacteria bacterium, one genomic interval encodes:
- a CDS encoding ABC-F family ATP-binding cassette domain-containing protein codes for MIRVQNVRYSIGPRVLFEDITWVIAPGDRIALVGPNGAGKTTLIRILLGEYTPESGTRVISKGTRLGYLPQEAAERFDGTVLDRALEAHRHILEMREELDALYERMASAAPEDPDLPALLDRAGELQHHLELHDEHTIEPEARRVLGGLGFSREDQDRPLSEFSGGWRMRAALAALLLTDPTILFLDEPTNHLDLPALEWLEDYLETFRGGLVVVSHDRVFLDRVATEIQELDQQTLHDYPMSFTEYLEEREARRERIEAQNVQLDKKIAQLERFAERFGAKNTKAAQAQSKRKQADRLRARRVILPRRHRGIRFQFPPPPHVGRSLIRLDDVSFGYGDRDVFSHASFEIERGEKVAIVGANGAGKTTLLRVIAGQLDPRAGTREAHQHARPAFFAQHAAEILDGKLTVLEAVEEVATDDARPKLRGLLGSFLFIGDDVFKHCRVLSGGERQRVAIARLLLQQTNLLLLDEPTHHLDLAGKEVLEEALGQYPGAVVVVTHDRSLMARLATRILAVHDGRVTLYPGGYDDYEAARLAASGAIGAAASPSPPPTAGSSQTATGKGASTRPRRDGKVPATATPRSSRADTAAVKREDRRAQSEARKRKQETERVEREIESRETELRALETELADPSVYAARARAKELLERYERIKGEVESLWKDLERLLPDGADRGSGA; via the coding sequence GTGATCCGAGTCCAGAACGTCCGCTACTCCATCGGTCCGCGCGTGCTCTTCGAGGACATCACCTGGGTCATCGCCCCCGGCGACCGCATCGCGCTCGTCGGCCCGAACGGGGCCGGGAAGACCACGCTCATCCGGATCCTGCTCGGCGAGTACACGCCCGAGTCCGGCACGCGCGTGATCTCGAAGGGGACCCGGCTCGGGTACCTGCCGCAGGAGGCGGCGGAGCGCTTCGACGGCACCGTGCTCGACCGCGCCCTCGAGGCGCACCGCCACATCCTCGAGATGCGGGAGGAGCTGGACGCGCTCTACGAGCGGATGGCGTCGGCGGCACCCGAGGATCCCGACCTGCCGGCGCTCCTCGACCGCGCGGGGGAGCTGCAGCACCACCTGGAATTGCACGACGAGCACACGATCGAGCCCGAGGCGCGGCGAGTCCTCGGCGGGCTCGGATTCTCGCGCGAGGACCAGGACCGGCCGCTCTCCGAGTTCTCCGGCGGATGGCGCATGCGCGCCGCGCTGGCCGCGCTCCTCCTCACGGATCCGACGATCCTCTTTCTCGACGAGCCGACGAACCATCTCGATCTCCCCGCGCTCGAGTGGCTCGAGGACTACCTCGAGACGTTCCGAGGGGGGCTCGTCGTCGTTTCGCACGACCGCGTCTTCCTCGACCGCGTCGCGACCGAGATCCAGGAGCTGGACCAGCAGACCCTCCACGACTACCCGATGTCCTTCACGGAGTATCTCGAGGAGCGCGAGGCGCGGCGCGAGCGCATCGAGGCGCAGAACGTCCAGCTCGACAAGAAGATCGCCCAGCTCGAGCGGTTCGCCGAGCGGTTCGGCGCGAAGAACACGAAGGCCGCGCAGGCGCAGAGCAAGCGGAAGCAGGCCGACCGGCTGCGCGCGCGCCGCGTGATCCTCCCGAGGCGGCACCGCGGGATCCGCTTCCAGTTCCCGCCGCCGCCCCACGTGGGGCGCTCGCTCATCCGGCTCGACGACGTGTCGTTCGGGTACGGCGACCGCGACGTGTTCTCGCACGCGTCGTTCGAGATCGAGCGCGGCGAGAAGGTCGCGATCGTGGGGGCGAACGGCGCGGGGAAGACGACGCTCCTCCGCGTCATCGCGGGACAGCTGGACCCGCGGGCGGGAACGCGCGAGGCGCACCAGCACGCGAGGCCCGCCTTCTTCGCCCAGCACGCGGCCGAGATCCTGGACGGGAAGCTCACGGTGCTCGAAGCGGTGGAGGAGGTCGCGACGGACGATGCGCGGCCGAAGCTCCGGGGGCTCCTCGGGAGCTTCCTCTTCATCGGAGACGACGTGTTCAAGCACTGCCGCGTGCTCTCCGGGGGCGAGCGCCAGCGTGTCGCGATCGCGCGGCTCCTCCTGCAGCAGACGAATCTGCTGCTCCTCGATGAGCCGACGCACCACCTCGATCTCGCGGGGAAGGAAGTGCTCGAGGAGGCGCTGGGCCAGTATCCGGGTGCGGTCGTGGTGGTGACGCACGACCGGTCCCTGATGGCGCGGCTCGCGACGCGGATCCTCGCGGTGCACGACGGGCGCGTGACGCTGTATCCGGGCGGGTACGACGACTACGAGGCGGCACGGCTCGCCGCATCGGGTGCGATCGGAGCGGCGGCGAGCCCCAGCCCCCCGCCGACGGCCGGCTCCTCGCAGACGGCCACCGGCAAGGGCGCGAGCACGAGGCCGCGAAGGGACGGCAAGGTCCCCGCCACCGCCACGCCGCGCTCATCCAGGGCCGACACGGCCGCCGTGAAGCGCGAGGACCGCCGCGCCCAGTCCGAGGCGCGCAAGCGGAAGCAGGAGACCGAGCGCGTGGAGCGCGAGATCGAATCCCGCGAGACGGAGCTGCGCGCTCTCGAGACCGAGCTGGCCGACCCCTCCGTGTATGCCGCGCGGGCCCGGGCCAAGGAGCTCCTCGAGCGCTACGAGCGCATCAAAGGGGAGGTCGAGTCCCTGTGGAAGGATCTGGAGCGACTCCTCCCGGACGGCGCGGACCGCGGATCGGGGGCCTGA
- a CDS encoding NAD-dependent succinate-semialdehyde dehydrogenase, with amino-acid sequence MGQSDREGAGVLHSVSPATNDVVATYKKTTPAETGRVVERADRAFESWRRTSFGVRAASMRRAADLLEERKERYASLMALEMGKPLAQGRSEIEKCAWACRFFADHAEEFLAAEPAETSASRSYVAFRPLGVVLGVMPWNFPFWQVVRFAAPALMAGNACVLKHASNVSGCALAIGEMFHDAGFPEGLFGVLLVGSDEVVRVLELPRVRAVALTGSSAAGRSIASHAGRLLKKSVLELGGSDPYVVLEDADLDLAVEVCAAARLVNAGQSCIAAKRFIVVEPVRDEFTERFTERLRRTRMGDPMGEGVEMGPLARRDLRDQLHAQVRESVRRGASLALGGEVPPGPGAYYPPTVLTEVRPGMPAFDEETFGPVAAIVGARTEAAAIQCANESPYGLGAAVFTRDAARGERIASEAFEAGACFVNAQVHSDPRLPFGGVKESGYGRELGSFGIREFVNVKSVYVR; translated from the coding sequence ATGGGGCAGAGCGATCGTGAAGGAGCCGGCGTGCTTCATAGTGTGAGTCCTGCAACCAATGACGTAGTAGCAACTTACAAGAAGACTACTCCGGCCGAGACGGGGCGCGTCGTGGAGCGGGCCGACCGGGCCTTCGAGTCCTGGCGCCGCACGAGCTTCGGCGTGCGCGCTGCCTCCATGCGGCGGGCGGCGGATCTGCTCGAGGAGCGGAAGGAGCGGTACGCCTCCCTCATGGCGCTCGAGATGGGAAAACCGCTCGCGCAGGGCCGTTCCGAGATCGAGAAGTGCGCGTGGGCCTGCCGCTTCTTCGCGGATCACGCGGAGGAGTTCCTGGCGGCGGAGCCCGCCGAGACGAGCGCGTCCCGAAGCTACGTCGCGTTCCGGCCGCTCGGCGTCGTGCTCGGCGTCATGCCGTGGAACTTTCCCTTCTGGCAGGTCGTTCGCTTCGCCGCGCCGGCGCTCATGGCGGGGAACGCGTGCGTGCTGAAGCACGCGTCCAACGTCTCGGGGTGCGCGCTCGCGATCGGCGAGATGTTCCATGACGCGGGATTCCCCGAGGGACTCTTCGGCGTGCTCCTCGTGGGCTCCGACGAGGTCGTGCGCGTGCTCGAGCTCCCGCGGGTGCGCGCCGTCGCGCTCACGGGCAGCTCCGCCGCCGGGCGCTCGATCGCGTCGCACGCGGGGCGCCTCCTCAAGAAGTCCGTTCTCGAGCTGGGAGGGAGCGACCCCTACGTCGTGCTCGAGGACGCGGATCTGGATCTGGCGGTCGAGGTGTGCGCCGCGGCGAGGCTCGTCAACGCGGGGCAGAGCTGCATCGCGGCGAAGCGGTTCATCGTCGTGGAACCCGTGCGCGACGAGTTCACGGAGCGGTTCACGGAGCGCCTGCGCCGCACGCGCATGGGGGATCCCATGGGGGAAGGCGTGGAGATGGGACCGCTCGCGCGGCGGGATCTCCGCGACCAGCTCCACGCCCAGGTCCGGGAGAGCGTCCGTCGCGGCGCCTCGCTCGCGCTCGGAGGGGAGGTGCCCCCGGGGCCCGGGGCGTACTATCCTCCCACCGTGCTCACCGAGGTGCGTCCCGGCATGCCCGCCTTCGACGAGGAGACCTTCGGCCCCGTAGCCGCGATCGTGGGCGCGCGCACGGAGGCCGCGGCGATCCAGTGCGCGAACGAGAGCCCGTACGGCCTCGGGGCCGCCGTGTTCACGCGCGACGCCGCGCGCGGGGAGCGAATCGCGTCCGAGGCGTTCGAGGCGGGAGCCTGCTTCGTGAACGCGCAGGTCCACTCCGACCCGCGGCTTCCGTTCGGCGGCGTGAAGGAATCCGGCTACGGCCGCGAGCTCGGGAGCTTCGGGATCCGCGAATTCGTGAACGTCAAGTCGGTCTACGTGCGCTGA
- a CDS encoding 2-oxoglutarate dehydrogenase E1 component, which produces MPETPQPNALSLPFVEALYADYLADPESVPEVWRRHFEQLAETNGFASRPQLVPSFPRRALFGVPKPAGTYGGSNGDPDADGFIGTFLAPADGNGSTGGTAAAAGRHAAPPADAEFARSAEALFRSYRARGHLIARIDPLGSPRPMPPDLEPRYFGFTEADLGRPITDPIVGGSPVPLRKVLERLKRTYCGSVGAQFLHIEDTSIREWLQHRMERSENRAHLTREEQLRVLRRLTEAQVFEDFIQKKYIGSKSFSVEGSESLIPLLDVAIETAAAQGLSEIELGMAHRGRLNVLANILAKPPRVIFREFEDQDPELYMGKGDVKYHLGFSADVKTPGGREIHLSLCYNPSHLEYVNPVALGRMRAKQDRAGDRKGELGMVFLIHGDAAFAGEGIVQEILNMSQLTGYRTGGTLHIVVNNQIGFTTLPEEGRSTPYATDVARMLQVPIFHVNGEDLEAVVYVTRLALEFRRQFRRDVVIDLIAYRRHGHNEGDEPAFTQPQLYRRIAERAPVHERYRDELTRQGRVTREEADQMARRMRDFLEEELAHARNGDRPAATEPAGGAWVGYRGGPDADVPEIDTGVARERLASILEAQTNPPDGFHVHPKIKRGLELRREMARGERPLDWANAEAAALGSLALEGYRIRMTGQDTLRGTFSQRHAGLHDVEDGRVWIPLRGLAPDQAPVDIINSPLTEAGVVGFEYGYSLEWPNGLVAWEAQFGDFVNAAQVLVDQFLSSGEEKWRRLSGLTLLLPHGFEGMGSEHSSARLERFLQLSARDNIQVAYPSTPAQYFHLLRRQVLRPMRKPLVVMTPKSLLRNPECVSSIDELATGRFERVIPDRGVTPAEAKRVLLCSGKIFFELAAKRKKAERNDVAIGRIELLYPLRDESVRNLLEGIPEGTPVVWVQEEPENMGAWWYLRARFGEKLFGKYPFRSVTRPEAATPASGAHSSHKMEQERLLAAAFDMA; this is translated from the coding sequence ATGCCCGAGACTCCCCAGCCCAATGCCTTGAGCCTCCCCTTCGTGGAGGCCCTCTATGCCGATTACCTCGCCGACCCCGAGTCGGTCCCCGAGGTGTGGCGGCGCCATTTCGAGCAGCTCGCGGAGACGAACGGGTTCGCCTCGCGTCCCCAGCTCGTGCCGTCCTTCCCCCGCCGGGCGCTCTTCGGCGTGCCGAAGCCTGCGGGGACGTACGGCGGATCGAACGGCGACCCCGACGCGGACGGGTTCATCGGGACCTTCCTCGCCCCGGCCGACGGAAACGGGTCCACAGGAGGGACCGCCGCCGCCGCGGGCCGGCATGCCGCCCCGCCGGCGGACGCCGAGTTCGCGCGCAGCGCCGAGGCGCTCTTCCGGAGCTACCGCGCGCGCGGACACCTGATCGCGCGCATCGATCCGCTGGGATCGCCGCGCCCGATGCCGCCCGACCTCGAGCCCCGCTACTTCGGCTTCACGGAAGCGGACCTCGGCCGCCCGATCACGGATCCGATCGTGGGCGGCTCGCCGGTGCCGCTGCGGAAGGTGCTCGAGCGCCTGAAGCGCACCTACTGCGGCTCGGTCGGCGCACAGTTCCTCCACATCGAGGACACGTCCATCCGCGAGTGGCTGCAGCATCGCATGGAGCGCTCGGAGAACCGCGCCCATCTCACGCGCGAGGAGCAGCTCCGCGTGCTCCGCCGGCTCACCGAGGCTCAGGTCTTCGAGGACTTCATCCAGAAGAAGTATATCGGTTCGAAGAGCTTCTCCGTGGAGGGCTCGGAGTCCCTGATCCCGCTCCTCGACGTGGCGATCGAGACCGCAGCCGCGCAGGGACTGAGCGAGATCGAGCTCGGCATGGCCCACCGAGGGCGCCTCAACGTGCTCGCGAACATCCTGGCCAAGCCGCCTCGCGTCATCTTCCGCGAGTTCGAGGACCAGGATCCCGAGCTCTACATGGGCAAGGGCGACGTGAAGTACCACCTCGGCTTCAGCGCCGACGTGAAGACGCCGGGCGGACGGGAGATCCATCTCTCGCTCTGCTACAACCCGAGCCACCTCGAGTACGTGAACCCGGTGGCGCTCGGGCGCATGCGGGCGAAGCAGGACCGCGCGGGCGACCGGAAGGGGGAGCTCGGGATGGTCTTCCTGATCCACGGCGACGCGGCGTTCGCGGGCGAGGGGATCGTCCAGGAGATCCTGAACATGAGCCAGCTCACGGGCTATCGCACCGGGGGCACGCTCCACATCGTGGTGAACAACCAGATCGGATTCACGACGCTCCCCGAGGAGGGACGCTCGACGCCGTACGCGACGGACGTCGCGCGGATGCTCCAGGTCCCGATCTTCCACGTGAACGGCGAGGATCTCGAGGCCGTGGTCTACGTGACGCGCCTCGCGCTCGAGTTCCGGCGCCAGTTCCGTCGCGACGTGGTGATCGATCTCATCGCCTATCGCCGCCACGGCCACAACGAGGGAGACGAGCCCGCGTTCACGCAGCCGCAGCTCTACCGGAGGATCGCGGAGCGCGCCCCCGTGCACGAGCGCTACCGGGACGAGCTGACCCGCCAGGGACGCGTCACGCGCGAGGAGGCGGACCAGATGGCGCGGCGCATGCGCGACTTCCTGGAAGAAGAGCTGGCGCACGCGCGAAACGGCGACCGACCGGCGGCGACGGAGCCGGCGGGCGGCGCGTGGGTGGGGTATCGCGGCGGCCCGGACGCGGACGTGCCCGAGATCGACACGGGCGTCGCGCGGGAGCGGCTCGCGTCCATCCTCGAGGCGCAGACGAATCCACCGGACGGGTTCCACGTTCATCCGAAGATCAAGCGCGGGCTGGAGCTGCGGCGCGAGATGGCGCGCGGCGAGCGCCCCCTCGACTGGGCGAACGCCGAGGCGGCGGCCCTCGGGAGCCTCGCGCTCGAGGGCTACCGGATCCGGATGACCGGCCAGGACACGCTGCGCGGCACGTTCAGCCAGCGCCACGCGGGGCTCCACGACGTCGAGGACGGACGCGTGTGGATCCCGCTCCGCGGCCTCGCGCCGGATCAGGCGCCCGTCGACATCATCAACAGCCCGCTCACGGAGGCCGGCGTCGTGGGATTCGAGTACGGATACAGCCTCGAGTGGCCCAACGGGCTCGTCGCGTGGGAGGCACAGTTCGGGGACTTCGTGAACGCGGCGCAGGTCCTGGTCGACCAGTTCCTGTCGAGCGGCGAGGAGAAGTGGCGTCGTCTGAGCGGGCTCACGCTGCTCCTCCCGCATGGATTCGAGGGGATGGGCTCGGAGCACTCGAGCGCGAGGCTCGAGCGGTTCCTCCAGCTCTCGGCGCGCGACAACATCCAGGTCGCGTATCCGTCGACGCCTGCCCAGTACTTCCACCTGCTGCGGCGCCAGGTGCTGCGGCCCATGCGCAAGCCGCTCGTCGTGATGACGCCGAAGAGCCTTCTCCGGAATCCGGAGTGCGTCTCGTCGATCGACGAGCTGGCGACGGGCCGGTTCGAGAGGGTGATCCCCGATCGCGGGGTGACGCCCGCGGAAGCGAAGCGCGTGCTCCTCTGCTCGGGGAAGATCTTCTTCGAGCTGGCCGCGAAGCGGAAGAAGGCGGAACGGA